Below is a genomic region from Coprobacter tertius.
GTATCGGCACAGAGACCGGCAAGGAAAAAACCGACATGCCATCCTTTTAATTCTTTTTGAATGCGTTCACTCCATACACCGATCGAATAAAATACAAGAGCCGACGAAATGACGATAATTGCGGCTATAAGAAAGTGTGTATCAACTTGGTTGAATATCATATTTTAAATTGTGTTTTTTTAGGAACAACCTGATATCCCGATTAGTTCAGTCCGTTTTTTAGAGGTATATTTAAATATCGTTAAAACTGCGGTTTTTTTGTTACAGATGTAATCTGTTTACGTTCTATTATAAATCCTTTCGATATGGAAGTATATGTTTGTAGATCGTAAAAAATCCTGCGTATTTTTAGAAATCTGTTTCAGTTTTTTCCCAGTGGGATAAAATATAGACTTGTTATCCTAAAATATAATTTTAATAGTATGAAAAATTACAGACATTATGTTCTTTTGGTATTATTGCTTTTTACTCCCTTATTGCCGGCTCAGGAACAATTGTTGGATGTACTTAGTAAAGAGGCCGACCGTAATCTCGAATTGCTGCGTCAAGAAGAAGTTCCGGCGTATTATATCAGTTACCGGGTATATCAAAATTCCGATCAAACATTTTCGAGCCAGTTTGGCGGCAGTGATACCCCTGTGCGAGAAGAGTCGCGAATGCTGCATGTTATCGTTCGTGTCGGGGATGTACAATTAGATAATACTCACGAAGTTAAAGGTGATTTTTTCGGAAGTCAGAATGAGGGACAGAGTATATTATTTCCTTTATCCGATGATCCTGAAGCAATACGTTTAGCTTTGTGGGTTGCTACCGATAAGTATTATAAAAATGCAGTACAAAGATATAAGAAGGTGAAGGCAAATGTGGCAGTTTCGGTGGAGGCTGAAGATAAATCACCTGATTTTACAAAGGAGTCTGCTGAAGTTTATATCGAAAAAAAGTTAACCTTGAAAGATTTGAAATATGATGAAAATGAGATCGAGAGAAAACTAAATAAATACACCAGTCTCTTCTTGAAAAATAAAGATATACTTTCAGGTGATGCTTTTTTTCGGGCGGGAATTCAGCAAATGTATTTTGCCGATACCGAAGGTCGTAAAATTTTTCAAAATGATGCTTCTGTCAGATTGGGTTTAAATGCATATACGATTGCAAATGATGGAATGAGTTTGCCCTTGTACGTTAGTTATTTTGGCTTTAAGGCGAGTGATCTTCCTTCGGATAAAAAGATTCTTGCCGATGTTGCAGAAATGAGCGATATGCTGTCGCAGCTTAAAAAAGCACCGGTAGCCGATTCATATACCGGTCCGGCCATTTTAAGTTCTAAGGCGACAGGTGTATTTTTTCATGAGTTTTTCGGACATCGGGTCGAAGGTGCCAGAATGAAACTCGAGGGGGATGCCCAGACTTTTAAGAAAAAAGTATCTCAATCGGTGCTCCCCGGTGATATGAGTGTGTATTTTGATCCTACTTTGAAAGAATATAAAAATACGCTTCTTAGTGGGCGGTATGTTTTCGACGATGAAGGTATCAGAGGGCAACGTGTCGATGTTGTCGATAAAGGAACATTAAAATCTTTTTTGATGAGTCGTACGCCGATCGATGGATTTTTAAACTCTAATGGTCACGGGCGGGGTATGATTTATTACGATCCTGTTACTCGACAGTCTAATATGATTGTAGAAACAAATAATCCTTTTACTCCCGGCGAACTGAGGGCAAAACTTAGAGACGAGCTGAAAAAACAGGGAAAACCTTACGGTTATTATTTCGGGGAAGTCAGTGGTGGATTTACCAATACGACCCGATTCGATGCTAATGCTTTTAATGTTACTCCCTTGATCGTATAT
It encodes:
- a CDS encoding TldD/PmbA family protein, whose product is MKNYRHYVLLVLLLFTPLLPAQEQLLDVLSKEADRNLELLRQEEVPAYYISYRVYQNSDQTFSSQFGGSDTPVREESRMLHVIVRVGDVQLDNTHEVKGDFFGSQNEGQSILFPLSDDPEAIRLALWVATDKYYKNAVQRYKKVKANVAVSVEAEDKSPDFTKESAEVYIEKKLTLKDLKYDENEIERKLNKYTSLFLKNKDILSGDAFFRAGIQQMYFADTEGRKIFQNDASVRLGLNAYTIANDGMSLPLYVSYFGFKASDLPSDKKILADVAEMSDMLSQLKKAPVADSYTGPAILSSKATGVFFHEFFGHRVEGARMKLEGDAQTFKKKVSQSVLPGDMSVYFDPTLKEYKNTLLSGRYVFDDEGIRGQRVDVVDKGTLKSFLMSRTPIDGFLNSNGHGRGMIYYDPVTRQSNMIVETNNPFTPGELRAKLRDELKKQGKPYGYYFGEVSGGFTNTTRFDANAFNVTPLIVYRIYADGRPDELVRGVNLIGTPLSVFSQIMACGDDYEVFNGYCGAESGSIPVSCVAPTMLIKTVETQKSGKSTAQPPVLERPSVNF